The Stratiformator vulcanicus genome has a segment encoding these proteins:
- the rpmA gene encoding 50S ribosomal protein L27 — MAHKKGQGSSRNGRDSNAQRRGIKKFGGQSVIAGNIIARQCGTKWHPGMNVGMGRDYTIFALCDGHVYFDRKGRRINVEPVEVA; from the coding sequence ATGGCACATAAAAAGGGACAGGGCTCGAGCCGGAACGGTCGGGATTCGAATGCCCAACGACGGGGCATCAAAAAGTTCGGCGGCCAATCGGTCATCGCCGGGAACATTATCGCCCGGCAGTGCGGCACGAAGTGGCATCCCGGCATGAACGTCGGCATGGGTCGCGACTACACGATTTTCGCCCTGTGCGACGGACACGTCTATTTCGACCGCAAAGGTCGGCGGATCAATGTTGAGCCGGTTGAGGTCGCTTAG
- a CDS encoding serine/threonine protein kinase: MTADDGFGFEEDYSDDVTQLSTVTGVFCLNCNNIVVPNSDMGNCPHCHQVIEIIVSASDAEALKDVDEVPPDADRTIESRHPNLLAKQLSSSSSEGDFEKQLGRSLHIYEFQSLLGKGGMGRVYLARHSHLHRRCAVKVLSPSRVMEEVDYVARFLDEGRTSAELLHPNIVTTHAIGEERGYHFLEMEYVGGGSLKHLLNEEGRLTPQRATTIAARIAHALGHAHRNRILHRDVKPDNILITFTGVPKLTDFGLAKRVRDERQRQDPFLVGTPAFMAPELFSGAPNSPATDVYALGVSYFVLLTGRPPFTGKTLGELRSRVVSGPVPNIRELAPDVPLEIAECVYRLMDRAADNRPQTGLDAFHLISASAGQSRDLDSLLREAFENSFSVKWSRVDLEYRIDVRLPNGRGQSVYLEPSPAEAGERLLTIFSPCCDAEPQYFHEALKLNSEIPHGALAIRTIEGREMFCMIDNYPRATIDAEELRRSAMEVAQRADAVEKVLTGDDIY, from the coding sequence GTGACCGCTGACGACGGATTCGGCTTCGAGGAAGACTACTCGGACGATGTGACTCAGTTGTCGACCGTGACCGGCGTGTTCTGCCTGAATTGCAATAATATCGTCGTCCCGAATTCCGACATGGGCAATTGCCCGCATTGTCATCAGGTCATCGAGATCATCGTTTCTGCCTCTGACGCCGAAGCACTCAAAGACGTCGACGAAGTGCCGCCCGACGCTGACCGCACGATCGAGAGTCGCCACCCGAACCTGCTGGCAAAACAACTGTCGAGTTCGTCGTCCGAGGGCGATTTCGAGAAGCAACTGGGGCGATCGCTTCACATCTATGAATTTCAGTCGCTGCTCGGCAAAGGAGGCATGGGCCGGGTCTACCTCGCGCGGCATTCGCACCTGCATCGCCGGTGTGCGGTTAAGGTCCTTTCGCCATCGCGTGTCATGGAAGAGGTCGACTACGTCGCCCGCTTTCTAGACGAGGGCCGGACTTCGGCCGAACTACTGCACCCGAACATCGTGACCACCCACGCGATCGGTGAAGAACGCGGCTACCATTTTCTTGAAATGGAATACGTCGGCGGCGGTTCTCTCAAGCACCTGCTCAACGAGGAAGGGCGACTGACCCCGCAGAGGGCGACCACGATCGCCGCTCGCATTGCGCACGCCCTCGGTCATGCCCACCGCAATCGCATATTGCACCGCGACGTCAAGCCGGACAATATTCTGATTACGTTCACCGGTGTGCCCAAGCTGACCGACTTCGGCCTCGCCAAACGGGTTCGTGATGAGCGGCAGCGGCAAGACCCGTTTCTTGTCGGCACGCCGGCATTTATGGCCCCGGAACTTTTCAGTGGTGCCCCGAATTCACCCGCGACCGATGTCTACGCTCTGGGTGTCAGCTATTTTGTCTTGCTCACCGGGCGACCGCCGTTCACCGGCAAAACGCTGGGGGAGTTACGTTCGCGGGTCGTCTCCGGACCCGTTCCGAACATTCGCGAACTCGCTCCCGATGTGCCGCTCGAGATCGCCGAATGCGTTTATCGATTGATGGACCGGGCCGCTGATAATCGACCGCAGACGGGTCTTGACGCGTTTCATCTCATCTCGGCATCGGCCGGACAATCCCGCGATCTCGACAGCCTGCTCCGGGAAGCATTCGAAAATTCTTTCAGCGTCAAATGGAGTCGCGTCGATCTCGAGTATCGCATCGACGTGCGACTGCCGAACGGCCGCGGACAGTCGGTTTATCTCGAACCGAGTCCGGCAGAGGCAGGCGAACGCCTACTGACAATCTTCAGCCCCTGCTGCGATGCGGAACCGCAGTATTTTCACGAGGCGCTCAAACTCAATTCGGAAATACCCCACGGGGCACTGGCCATTCGGACGATCGAGGGCCGAGAAATGTTCTGCATGATCGACAATTACCCGCGTGCCACGATCGATGCCGAAGAATTGCGGCGAAGTGCGATGGAAGTCGCCCAGCGGGCCGACGCCGTCGAGAAGGTGCTGACCGGCGACGACATTTATTGA
- the rimO gene encoding 30S ribosomal protein S12 methylthiotransferase RimO: MLELPVIDRPREEASADEAGSKDSRGNYAFISLGCPKNLVDSEKMLGHLALDGYTLVSEPQGSDFVIVNTCGFIDSSRAESKAVIQEMIDLKQAGRTKGVIVAGCLPERLGGANLRAEMPEIDHIVGVFARDEIAKVADRLVGNVNEQREVFRPAPIRALDDRARLRITPSHYAYLKISEGCNRTCTFCSIPMMRGKHATKPIEEVVAEARELAADGVKELMLVAQDTTYYGIDLYGEMKLVELIEELEQVDGIEWIRLMYLYPVNFTDRLIEKIATSPKVIPYLDMPLQHVNSKVLRRMSRRVNRERTEALVRKLRESIDNLVLRTTFIAGFPGETEAQFEELVDFVQDMRFERMGVFPYSIEPGTPAVKLDGHLPEDVKAARVDRLMQVQQQIAFEFAESLVGYELDVLIDGNNGDGFSIGRTFADAPEIDANVYVRGAEGREGEFVSVEITGRDDYDWVGEVVANDA; the protein is encoded by the coding sequence ATGTTGGAACTGCCCGTAATCGATCGACCTCGTGAGGAAGCCTCAGCCGATGAGGCGGGTTCAAAGGATTCCCGAGGCAATTACGCCTTCATCAGCCTCGGCTGTCCCAAGAATTTGGTCGACAGTGAGAAGATGCTGGGGCATTTGGCGCTCGACGGTTACACCCTCGTCTCGGAGCCGCAAGGCTCAGATTTTGTGATCGTCAATACCTGCGGGTTCATCGACAGCAGCCGGGCGGAATCGAAGGCGGTCATTCAGGAGATGATCGACCTCAAGCAGGCCGGGCGAACGAAAGGCGTCATCGTCGCCGGATGCCTGCCCGAACGGTTGGGCGGGGCGAACCTGCGGGCAGAGATGCCCGAGATCGATCACATCGTCGGTGTCTTCGCGCGGGACGAGATCGCCAAGGTCGCCGATCGGCTGGTTGGCAACGTCAATGAGCAGCGCGAAGTTTTTCGCCCCGCACCGATTCGTGCGCTCGACGATCGAGCTCGGCTGCGAATCACCCCGAGTCACTATGCCTATCTGAAGATCTCCGAAGGCTGCAATCGCACCTGCACGTTCTGCTCGATCCCGATGATGCGGGGCAAGCACGCGACCAAGCCGATCGAAGAGGTCGTCGCCGAGGCCCGTGAACTGGCCGCCGACGGAGTCAAGGAGTTGATGCTCGTCGCGCAGGACACGACGTACTACGGCATCGACCTGTACGGCGAGATGAAGCTCGTCGAACTGATTGAAGAACTGGAGCAGGTCGACGGCATCGAATGGATTCGGCTGATGTACCTCTACCCGGTCAATTTCACCGATCGGCTCATCGAGAAGATCGCCACTTCGCCGAAGGTCATCCCGTATCTCGACATGCCGCTGCAGCACGTAAATTCGAAAGTGCTCCGCCGGATGTCACGCCGCGTCAATCGCGAGCGGACCGAGGCGCTGGTGCGGAAGCTCCGCGAGTCGATCGACAACCTTGTGCTGCGGACGACCTTCATCGCCGGATTCCCCGGCGAGACCGAAGCGCAGTTCGAGGAACTGGTCGACTTCGTGCAAGACATGCGATTCGAACGGATGGGCGTGTTTCCCTATTCGATCGAACCGGGCACTCCGGCGGTGAAGCTCGACGGCCATCTTCCGGAGGACGTGAAGGCGGCCCGCGTCGATCGCCTGATGCAGGTCCAACAGCAGATCGCGTTCGAGTTCGCCGAATCGCTCGTCGGCTATGAGCTCGACGTGCTGATCGATGGAAATAACGGCGACGGTTTCTCGATCGGCCGGACGTTTGCCGATGCACCGGAGATCGACGCGAACGTCTACGTCCGCGGAGCCGAGGGGCGCGAAGGCGAGTTCGTCTCGGTCGAGATCACCGGCCGCGATGATTACGACTGGGTCGGCGAAGTCGTCGCGAACGATGCGTGA
- the pgsA gene encoding CDP-diacylglycerol--glycerol-3-phosphate 3-phosphatidyltransferase, with protein sequence MRSIMVEPVTEPPEREQADDAARSLSVAAKREWNIPNAITVSRLFAAFVLFGMISLTDAWITSAVLFVVAVATDAIDGYLARRWNQITVTGRILDPFVDKIIVGGAFIFLIERNVGDGPTSGVNALMTVIVIGREMFVTGLRSFVERQGLDFSADNLGKAKMVLQCVAVTVVLLSMSPTFRQWPQFVLMRDVLLWATVAVTAYSGVAYTVRAVRVMRAG encoded by the coding sequence ATGCGATCAATTATGGTCGAACCCGTGACCGAACCCCCTGAGCGAGAGCAAGCCGATGACGCGGCGCGCTCCCTTTCGGTCGCGGCTAAACGCGAATGGAACATTCCCAACGCGATCACCGTGTCGCGATTGTTCGCGGCGTTTGTGCTGTTCGGGATGATTTCGCTGACCGATGCGTGGATCACCTCTGCGGTGCTCTTTGTGGTCGCGGTGGCGACCGACGCCATTGATGGGTATCTCGCCCGGAGATGGAACCAGATCACCGTCACGGGACGGATTCTCGATCCGTTTGTCGACAAGATCATTGTGGGCGGCGCGTTCATCTTTCTGATCGAACGCAACGTCGGCGACGGTCCGACCTCCGGCGTCAACGCATTGATGACGGTGATCGTGATCGGTCGCGAAATGTTCGTTACTGGGCTGCGAAGTTTCGTCGAGCGGCAGGGGCTCGATTTCTCTGCCGACAACCTCGGTAAGGCGAAAATGGTGCTGCAGTGTGTGGCAGTGACGGTCGTGTTGCTGTCGATGTCGCCGACTTTCAGGCAATGGCCGCAATTCGTCTTGATGCGTGACGTACTCCTTTGGGCGACCGTCGCCGTGACGGCGTATAGCGGGGTCGCGTATACGGTGAGGGCGGTGCGCGTGATGCGGGCGGGCTAA
- a CDS encoding AAA family ATPase, translated as MGEFEAGTAAEVHPGVKKLADLREGLARVIRGKAEVIDLLCVGLLANGSVLMEDVPGVGKTTLAKALALSVDLTFRRVQFTPDLMPTDILGSSIYNPKDGSFEFRPGPIFCNVLLADEINRASPRTQSALLEAMSEAQATIEGQSRSLPRPFFVLATQNPVDFHGTYPLPEAQLDRFLIYLQLGYPDKDTEVSILFDQSERHPIDDIRPVLSTDELLDMQSKVKEVGVEESVAHYIVEIVQATRSDSRLQLGVSPRGSLMLFRAVQAAAFLDGRDFVTPSDVQSVAAAVLAHRVILTSKARYSHVTKSDVVDEIVSGISVPA; from the coding sequence GTGGGGGAATTCGAAGCAGGCACGGCCGCCGAGGTCCATCCGGGCGTCAAAAAGCTCGCCGATCTCCGCGAGGGCCTTGCGCGGGTCATCCGCGGTAAAGCCGAGGTCATCGATCTGCTCTGCGTCGGCCTGTTGGCGAACGGTTCTGTGTTGATGGAAGACGTGCCCGGTGTCGGGAAAACGACGCTGGCCAAGGCCCTCGCACTTTCCGTCGATTTAACGTTTCGCCGCGTGCAGTTCACTCCAGACTTGATGCCGACCGATATTCTCGGCTCGTCGATCTACAATCCCAAGGACGGCTCCTTCGAGTTTCGCCCGGGGCCGATCTTCTGCAACGTCCTGCTCGCCGATGAGATCAATCGGGCTTCACCGCGAACGCAGTCGGCATTGCTGGAGGCGATGAGCGAGGCTCAGGCAACGATCGAGGGGCAAAGCCGATCGCTGCCGCGTCCGTTCTTCGTGCTCGCCACGCAGAATCCGGTCGATTTTCACGGAACCTATCCGTTGCCCGAAGCGCAACTCGACCGATTTCTCATCTATCTGCAGTTGGGATATCCCGACAAAGATACCGAGGTCTCAATTCTGTTCGATCAATCGGAGCGGCATCCGATCGACGACATCCGACCGGTCCTTTCGACTGACGAGCTCCTCGACATGCAGTCGAAGGTGAAAGAGGTTGGCGTGGAAGAGTCGGTTGCCCACTACATCGTCGAAATCGTGCAGGCAACGCGGTCCGATTCGCGGCTGCAACTCGGCGTAAGTCCGCGTGGCTCGCTGATGCTGTTTCGCGCCGTGCAGGCGGCGGCATTTCTCGACGGTCGTGATTTCGTCACGCCTTCGGATGTGCAGTCGGTTGCCGCCGCGGTGCTCGCCCATCGCGTCATTTTGACTTCGAAAGCCCGTTACAGCCACGTGACGAAATCGGACGTCGTCGACGAGATCGTCAGCGGTATCTCTGTCCCGGCCTGA
- a CDS encoding DUF58 domain-containing protein, whose product MQYLLQLISGRRRDGTLKSKRRSLVGWMFNSLWKQWRDDLTPAGKILVWCVVLTGLGAVTVQMPIYQMFCALIVLLSGAATVAVMFRPKVEIEGSLPARTTVGIETTAVLTVTNRGMFPAFDLSVAAFDVPAGLECEIDQHIVGRLDPGRSVRLPLRIKPKSRGTYQLADVRAYSLFPFGIGRAGKKGVKLDPLLVVPSFEPMERFRLSAADRYQPGGIALSSRIGESPEYIGNREYVPGEPIGKLDFRAWARTGEPVVREFQEEYFVRVALILDTHISRFLKVGTTGPRDFEAAVSLTAAVADALSSEEYVIDLFAAGPELYRFRYGRSTGNFEHVLEILASVESTSKETLDVLANTILNELNQISAVVFILTGWSPSRRALLESVREAGCEVRAFLVSGDVKLPPPTEIDAGVVRLTPAAIETGFSEGL is encoded by the coding sequence GTGCAATATCTTCTTCAACTCATCTCCGGGCGTCGCCGCGACGGCACTTTGAAGAGTAAACGGAGAAGCCTCGTCGGATGGATGTTCAACTCGCTGTGGAAGCAGTGGCGAGATGATCTGACGCCGGCGGGAAAGATTCTCGTGTGGTGCGTTGTCCTGACCGGCCTCGGTGCCGTGACAGTGCAGATGCCGATCTACCAGATGTTCTGTGCTTTGATCGTACTCCTTTCGGGAGCCGCGACGGTCGCCGTAATGTTTCGGCCGAAGGTCGAGATCGAAGGAAGTCTGCCGGCGCGCACCACGGTCGGCATCGAAACAACTGCCGTCCTCACGGTCACGAACCGGGGGATGTTTCCCGCCTTCGATCTGTCGGTCGCGGCATTTGATGTGCCTGCAGGTCTTGAATGCGAGATCGATCAGCACATCGTCGGCCGGCTCGATCCGGGGCGATCGGTGCGATTGCCGCTGCGGATTAAACCGAAGTCGCGGGGGACGTATCAGTTGGCAGACGTGCGGGCCTACAGTCTGTTTCCCTTCGGGATCGGTCGTGCAGGCAAGAAGGGCGTCAAGCTCGATCCGCTTCTGGTGGTGCCCTCTTTTGAGCCGATGGAAAGGTTTCGCCTCTCCGCCGCGGATCGCTATCAGCCGGGGGGCATCGCGCTGAGTTCTCGGATCGGGGAGTCGCCGGAGTACATCGGCAACCGTGAGTACGTGCCGGGGGAACCGATCGGCAAGCTCGATTTCCGGGCATGGGCGCGGACCGGAGAACCGGTCGTCCGAGAGTTTCAAGAAGAGTACTTTGTTCGCGTGGCGCTGATCCTCGACACGCACATCTCCCGATTCCTCAAGGTCGGAACGACGGGCCCTCGCGATTTCGAAGCTGCCGTCAGCCTGACCGCCGCCGTCGCCGATGCACTTTCGAGCGAAGAGTACGTGATCGATCTGTTCGCCGCGGGTCCGGAGCTGTATCGGTTTCGCTACGGTCGTAGCACCGGTAACTTCGAGCACGTGCTCGAGATATTGGCGTCGGTCGAGTCGACTTCGAAAGAGACGCTCGACGTGCTGGCGAATACGATATTAAATGAGCTGAATCAGATATCGGCGGTCGTCTTTATCCTCACGGGATGGTCGCCGTCGCGACGAGCGCTTTTAGAGTCGGTTCGCGAAGCCGGTTGCGAAGTGCGCGCGTTTCTCGTTTCGGGTGATGTGAAGCTACCTCCTCCAACCGAAATTGACGCCGGCGTCGTGCGGCTGACGCCCGCGGCGATCGAAACCGGTTTCTCCGAGGGACTATGA
- a CDS encoding transglutaminase family protein yields MSGQRGYALLLILIEAVTFGTLSRTVIFPTLAALVAIAFAAGPWRFEVSPYRRTVLILFGALLFVVNWRVSTHTQQNDILDFLSPFLHVIGQFLLVVQIAFLLMKFGGDRIPPRFIWLGVLVMISAGDIRASRFEAGIFQCATIAFVIASALFLGYDRATGRSHRRRGAMHVAVTAVTLAIIASGAVAGAFALQRYERTLDRWVADLWMSTDVGGSVGFSGEVNLGDVAAQKTQRSNDVALRVDGGASPGYLRGRIFDRIERSAPTLGFGRWQLSWRPAERSGDEAKPIKPVPLGDDEAVPFEPVDTLQSYSVPKSSESQVRTFVIRIIDSGLLGHYFLPKHSLSVVTDDTELEFAPDQVVSNTALPSASYSAAVGFSPGLLEKPPSPADATEGSFLTLPDAYSEDPRIQALADQIFSDAVTVEDHVQAVTAYFQANYVYRVGISIPASEDPLLHFLTRKPDAHCEYFAAGATALLRMRGIPTRYVTGFVVASRNELGDYWTASNSDAHAWAEAYDPERGWLLVEATPSGGVPQAVERPWHRQLWDYVSVAIGNFRYEFTRGGWLWLGRSLLRSLMSLQGFAILLGLIAYVIWRQRSHIYFSRKTGTDPYLARLADVRSKVDAAVLTLGLNRTPEEPISLFAARIESELARPDIASWYRDYVAVRYRPRRDTNFVSDLARRATRLERPKEDRVGESRSA; encoded by the coding sequence ATGAGCGGTCAGCGCGGTTACGCCTTGCTATTGATTCTGATCGAGGCGGTCACGTTCGGCACGCTCTCACGGACGGTGATCTTCCCGACATTGGCGGCTTTGGTTGCGATCGCATTCGCTGCCGGCCCGTGGCGTTTCGAAGTCTCTCCCTATCGGCGGACCGTGCTGATTTTGTTCGGTGCGCTGCTGTTCGTGGTCAACTGGCGAGTTTCGACCCATACGCAACAGAACGACATCTTGGACTTCCTCTCGCCGTTTTTGCATGTGATTGGTCAGTTCTTGCTCGTGGTGCAAATCGCTTTCCTATTGATGAAATTCGGAGGCGATCGGATTCCGCCGCGATTCATCTGGCTCGGCGTCCTGGTCATGATTTCGGCGGGGGACATCCGGGCCTCGCGATTCGAAGCGGGCATCTTTCAATGTGCGACGATCGCCTTCGTGATCGCCTCAGCATTGTTCCTCGGATACGACCGCGCGACCGGCCGAAGCCATCGCAGGCGGGGCGCTATGCACGTCGCCGTGACTGCCGTGACGTTGGCGATCATTGCCTCCGGTGCTGTCGCGGGCGCTTTCGCATTGCAACGCTATGAGCGGACGCTTGATCGCTGGGTGGCCGATCTCTGGATGTCGACCGATGTCGGCGGTTCGGTTGGGTTTTCCGGGGAAGTAAATCTCGGCGACGTCGCGGCTCAGAAGACGCAACGATCAAATGACGTTGCACTACGTGTTGACGGCGGTGCGAGTCCCGGCTACCTCCGCGGTCGTATTTTCGATCGGATCGAGCGGTCCGCCCCGACACTTGGTTTTGGCCGATGGCAGTTGTCATGGAGGCCGGCTGAGCGTTCGGGAGATGAGGCGAAGCCGATCAAGCCGGTTCCGCTCGGCGATGATGAAGCGGTTCCGTTCGAGCCTGTCGATACGCTGCAATCTTACTCCGTCCCGAAAAGCAGCGAATCTCAAGTCCGCACCTTCGTCATTCGGATTATCGATAGCGGATTGCTCGGGCATTATTTCCTGCCGAAACACTCACTCAGCGTGGTGACGGACGACACCGAACTCGAATTCGCACCGGACCAGGTCGTTAGCAATACGGCGCTGCCGAGTGCGAGCTATTCAGCCGCCGTTGGATTTTCACCAGGTCTGCTCGAGAAGCCTCCATCGCCCGCGGATGCGACCGAAGGGAGTTTTCTGACGCTGCCCGATGCGTATTCGGAGGACCCCCGTATCCAAGCCCTAGCTGATCAGATTTTTTCGGATGCGGTCACGGTCGAAGATCACGTTCAGGCGGTCACGGCTTACTTTCAGGCGAACTATGTCTATCGCGTCGGCATCTCGATTCCTGCCAGCGAAGACCCGCTGTTGCATTTTCTAACGCGAAAGCCCGACGCGCACTGCGAGTACTTCGCCGCCGGTGCGACCGCCCTGTTACGAATGCGAGGGATACCGACCCGCTACGTGACCGGGTTTGTCGTCGCCAGCCGCAACGAACTGGGCGACTACTGGACGGCGAGCAATTCCGATGCACACGCTTGGGCCGAAGCGTATGACCCGGAGCGGGGCTGGCTGCTCGTCGAGGCAACGCCGTCGGGAGGCGTGCCGCAGGCGGTCGAGCGACCATGGCATCGCCAACTGTGGGACTATGTGAGCGTTGCGATCGGCAATTTTCGGTATGAGTTCACGCGAGGCGGCTGGCTGTGGCTGGGGCGATCGCTGTTGAGATCGCTGATGTCACTGCAGGGGTTCGCGATATTGCTGGGTTTGATCGCCTACGTCATCTGGCGTCAGCGTTCGCATATTTATTTCAGTCGGAAGACGGGCACCGACCCGTACTTGGCCCGATTGGCCGACGTGCGATCAAAGGTCGATGCCGCCGTACTCACGCTGGGCCTCAATCGCACGCCGGAAGAACCGATAAGTCTGTTCGCCGCCCGTATCGAATCGGAACTGGCGCGTCCGGATATTGCGTCGTGGTATCGCGATTACGTCGCCGTACGCTATCGCCCACGCCGCGATACGAACTTCGTTTCGGACCTCGCCCGTCGCGCAACACGACTCGAACGGCCGAAGGAAGATCGCGTGGGCGAAAGCCGATCGGCCTGA